From a region of the Streptococcus ruminantium genome:
- a CDS encoding amino acid ABC transporter permease has translation MNINWQAVFNIDIAREAIPQILEGLPHTLSLSLIGFALGTFCGFFVALMRMSKFLPFRWLAMVHISLMRGIPLMVLLFFIYFGLPFMGLQLDAFAASIIAFTSMSSAYISEIIRASLSAIDKGQWEAAQSLGLRTSVVYRKIIIPQAFRIALPPLSNVLLDMVKSTSLTAMITVPEIFNKAKIVGGAKSDYMTVYICVAFIYWVICTLYAVGQVHLEKRLSTY, from the coding sequence ATGAATATCAATTGGCAGGCAGTTTTCAATATAGATATTGCAAGAGAAGCCATTCCCCAAATATTGGAAGGCTTACCTCACACTCTTTCTCTGTCTTTGATTGGTTTTGCTCTGGGAACTTTCTGCGGTTTCTTTGTAGCATTGATGCGGATGTCCAAGTTTTTACCATTTCGCTGGTTGGCTATGGTCCATATCTCGTTGATGCGGGGAATTCCGCTCATGGTTTTACTTTTTTTCATCTATTTTGGTTTGCCATTTATGGGTCTCCAACTAGATGCGTTTGCCGCTTCCATTATCGCTTTTACTTCCATGTCCAGCGCCTATATTTCTGAAATTATTCGTGCCTCCCTTTCAGCGATTGATAAGGGACAATGGGAGGCGGCGCAATCTTTGGGGTTGCGGACCAGTGTGGTTTACCGCAAAATTATCATTCCTCAGGCCTTTCGGATTGCTCTTCCCCCGCTCAGCAATGTTCTTTTGGATATGGTCAAAAGCACTTCTCTGACAGCCATGATTACTGTGCCAGAGATTTTCAATAAGGCTAAGATTGTCGGTGGTGCCAAGTCAGACTACATGACAGTTTATATCTGTGTTGCCTTCATTTATTGGGTCATCTGTACTCTTTACGCAGTTGGGCAGGTTCATCTGGAAAAACGCTTGTCTACTTACTAG
- a CDS encoding transporter substrate-binding domain-containing protein, with amino-acid sequence MLKKVLASAFLVSTLALAACSSSNSNTGSSSTGQNQWKKVEEAGVLKVATPGTLFPTSYHNDAKELVGYEVDMMNEIGKRLKLKIDFQEIGVAEAFTAVDSGKVDLSVNNFDMTPTRKEKYNFSIPYKYSVGGYIVREDGSSGLQAPDLSDWTGKKAGGGAGTQYMKIAEKQGAEPVIYDNVTNDVYLRDVSTGRTDFIPNDYFTQVMAVKWAKINFPDIKVKMGEAKYNPTEQGIVMSKTDDSLKKKIDEALEAMKADGTLKAISEKYYAGQDLTVPVENADKLPIIEVK; translated from the coding sequence CTTGGCCTTGGCAGCATGTTCTAGTTCAAACTCGAACACAGGTAGTTCTTCTACTGGGCAAAATCAGTGGAAAAAAGTGGAGGAAGCAGGTGTTTTGAAGGTGGCGACACCCGGTACCTTATTCCCAACTTCTTACCACAATGATGCTAAAGAATTGGTCGGCTACGAAGTTGATATGATGAATGAAATCGGCAAACGTTTGAAGCTGAAAATTGATTTCCAAGAGATTGGTGTAGCAGAAGCATTCACCGCCGTAGATAGTGGTAAGGTTGACCTTTCTGTAAATAATTTTGACATGACACCAACTCGCAAAGAAAAATACAATTTCTCTATCCCTTACAAGTATTCTGTTGGTGGCTATATTGTTCGTGAAGATGGTTCGTCAGGTCTTCAAGCACCGGATCTGAGTGACTGGACCGGCAAAAAAGCTGGTGGTGGTGCAGGCACGCAGTACATGAAGATTGCTGAAAAGCAGGGAGCAGAACCAGTCATTTATGACAATGTTACCAATGACGTTTACTTGCGAGATGTATCAACGGGGCGTACAGACTTTATTCCCAATGATTATTTCACCCAAGTGATGGCGGTCAAATGGGCTAAAATCAATTTTCCTGATATTAAGGTAAAAATGGGAGAGGCTAAGTATAACCCAACCGAGCAGGGAATTGTGATGAGCAAGACAGACGATAGCTTGAAAAAGAAAATTGATGAAGCTTTAGAAGCCATGAAGGCAGATGGAACTTTAAAAGCCATTTCAGAGAAATACTATGCAGGTCAAGACCTGACAGTTCCAGTTGAGAACGCAGATAAATTACCAATTATTGAAGTAAAATAG
- a CDS encoding heavy metal translocating P-type ATPase, translating into MNLVLTLKKGRPILATAFCLFFILTGLLLIHTGQKAVTALLFITAFIIGGYQSAKEGLTDLVFNKHLSVDVLMILAAVGSGIIGYWLEGALLIFIFSLSSTLEELAMEKSKNAIATLMKMTPPTARKIELNGDITTLDTTDIRVGDFLQVRKGDTVPLDATLISGQSIFDESMITGEPLPAEKEAGDTIIGGTINQGPTVTVQVTAEKGDALFDKIIQMVQQAQESKSKTTTFIENMEDIYVKVVLIAVPLFNLFVHFVLGWDWLTSFYRSMILLTIASPCALVASSSPATLSAISRAARKGMIIKGGDIADRIANLDAIVFDKTGTLTKGKPEVVGAMYFGDEVIIKEVVQAVEKQSSHPIAQALLAYTAASSAISLEECYDLTGEGMIARYQGQEWKIGKSDFVTTSLMRALSTELQKDVHTAEGTGKTLVYVSQNDVLMAIFLVEDSLKPESKLLISQLKKMGITPILLTGDQEKTARYVANQIGIERVIANCLPTDKATVIQELQKEFSYVGMVGDGVNDAPALAQANISYAMGSGTAIAMESADIVLMEDLTRIPYSVRLSKKMRTIIKQNIIFALSVITLLLISNLSQAINLPLGVIGHEGSTILVILNGLRLLYFK; encoded by the coding sequence ATGAACCTTGTACTCACTTTAAAAAAGGGTAGGCCAATCTTAGCAACTGCTTTCTGCTTATTTTTTATTCTTACCGGCCTTCTTCTCATCCATACGGGTCAAAAAGCTGTCACAGCGCTACTATTCATAACAGCCTTTATCATCGGTGGCTACCAGTCTGCCAAGGAAGGACTTACCGATCTCGTCTTCAATAAGCATTTGTCTGTTGATGTACTGATGATTTTAGCAGCCGTTGGTTCTGGCATTATCGGTTATTGGTTGGAAGGGGCCTTACTCATCTTTATCTTCTCTCTTTCTTCTACCCTTGAAGAGTTAGCTATGGAAAAGAGTAAAAACGCTATCGCAACTCTTATGAAAATGACTCCACCAACCGCCCGTAAAATCGAGTTAAACGGGGATATAACGACTCTGGATACAACTGACATCCGTGTCGGTGATTTTTTACAGGTCCGCAAGGGAGACACTGTTCCCTTAGATGCTACTCTCATCAGTGGACAATCCATTTTTGATGAGTCTATGATTACGGGAGAACCTTTGCCGGCTGAAAAAGAAGCTGGGGATACTATTATTGGTGGTACTATTAACCAAGGTCCTACTGTTACTGTTCAAGTAACCGCTGAAAAAGGAGATGCTCTTTTTGACAAGATTATCCAGATGGTACAGCAAGCACAGGAGTCCAAATCAAAAACGACCACTTTCATTGAGAATATGGAAGATATCTATGTGAAGGTTGTCCTTATTGCTGTGCCTCTTTTCAATCTTTTTGTACATTTTGTTCTCGGCTGGGATTGGTTAACCTCTTTTTATCGTAGCATGATTCTTTTAACAATTGCCTCTCCATGTGCGCTCGTAGCCAGCTCTTCACCGGCGACACTTTCTGCTATTAGTCGAGCAGCTAGAAAGGGGATGATCATCAAAGGAGGGGACATTGCAGATCGTATCGCCAATTTGGATGCTATTGTATTTGATAAAACCGGTACATTGACCAAGGGGAAACCCGAGGTGGTAGGCGCTATGTATTTTGGCGATGAAGTAATCATTAAGGAAGTCGTTCAAGCTGTCGAAAAACAATCTAGTCATCCAATTGCTCAGGCTCTCTTGGCCTATACTGCTGCTAGCTCTGCCATTTCCCTAGAGGAATGTTATGATTTAACTGGAGAGGGGATGATAGCTCGCTATCAGGGACAAGAATGGAAAATTGGGAAATCAGATTTTGTGACAACCAGTCTCATGAGGGCTCTATCTACCGAGTTACAAAAGGATGTTCATACTGCCGAGGGCACTGGAAAAACCTTGGTTTATGTCAGTCAAAATGATGTACTTATGGCAATCTTTTTAGTGGAGGACAGCCTGAAACCTGAGAGTAAATTACTGATTAGCCAGCTTAAAAAAATGGGGATCACCCCAATTCTTTTGACTGGCGATCAAGAGAAAACAGCTCGCTATGTGGCAAACCAAATTGGTATTGAGCGAGTGATTGCCAACTGTTTGCCAACAGATAAGGCCACTGTTATTCAGGAGCTGCAAAAAGAGTTTTCTTATGTAGGGATGGTCGGTGACGGTGTCAATGATGCCCCCGCCTTGGCTCAGGCCAATATCAGCTATGCTATGGGAAGCGGAACAGCTATCGCCATGGAGTCTGCTGATATTGTCCTCATGGAAGATTTAACACGTATTCCTTACTCTGTCCGCTTATCCAAAAAAATGCGTACAATCATCAAGCAAAATATTATCTTTGCTCTTTCTGTCATCACTCTTCTTCTCATCTCTAATCTTTCTCAAGCGATCAACCTTCCTCTCGGCGTGATTGGCCACGAAGGTTCGACAATTCTTGTCATTTTAAACGGATTACGATTGCTGTACTTTAAATAA
- the truA gene encoding tRNA pseudouridine(38-40) synthase TruA — MARYKAIISYDGYGFSGFQRQPHARTVQEEIEKTLKRLNSGREVIVHGAGRTDSGVHAYGQVIHFDLFGSRDAEKLRFALDTQTPEDIDVVKVEQVADDFHCRYAKHSKTYEFLVDIGRPKNPMMRHYATFYPYDLDLSLIEQAIKDLEGTHDFTGFTASGTSVENKVRTITTATVEYDPQRQFLIFTFSGNGFLYKQVRNMVGTLLKIGNGRMPVGQIKRILEEKNRDLAGPTAAGNGLYLKEIIYED; from the coding sequence ATGGCAAGATATAAAGCAATTATTTCCTACGATGGTTATGGGTTTTCGGGTTTTCAGCGCCAGCCCCACGCCCGTACGGTTCAAGAAGAGATTGAAAAAACTCTCAAGCGCTTGAATAGCGGCCGGGAGGTTATTGTTCATGGAGCAGGTCGTACGGATTCGGGCGTCCATGCCTACGGTCAGGTTATTCACTTTGACCTATTTGGCAGTCGAGATGCTGAGAAGCTACGCTTTGCCCTCGATACCCAAACTCCAGAGGATATTGATGTGGTTAAGGTAGAGCAGGTGGCGGACGATTTTCATTGTCGTTATGCCAAACACAGCAAGACTTACGAGTTTTTAGTAGATATTGGACGCCCTAAAAACCCTATGATGAGACATTATGCTACCTTCTATCCCTATGACCTAGACCTGTCTTTGATAGAGCAGGCCATCAAAGACTTGGAAGGGACACATGACTTCACTGGTTTTACCGCTTCTGGAACCTCTGTAGAAAATAAGGTGCGAACGATTACGACAGCAACCGTTGAATATGACCCGCAGCGGCAATTTTTGATTTTTACTTTTTCGGGCAATGGTTTTCTCTACAAGCAGGTCCGAAATATGGTCGGTACCCTGCTCAAGATTGGCAATGGTCGGATGCCAGTTGGACAAATCAAGCGGATTTTAGAAGAAAAAAATCGAGACTTGGCAGGACCAACAGCAGCAGGCAATGGTTTATATTTAAAGGAGATTATTTATGAAGACTAA
- a CDS encoding Fur family transcriptional regulator has translation MELHSHLNAENQTAFEHVIQHLKEKGVRITETRKAVITYIIESDDHPSAEMIYQNLLPDYPNMSLATVYNNLKLLLEEGFVTEIKRTNDNTTYYDFMGHEHLNVICEVCGKITDFMDVEIPSLKKEAHNQTGYKITKEVLSIYGICPDCQNLKT, from the coding sequence ATGGAACTTCATTCCCACCTCAATGCTGAAAATCAGACCGCTTTTGAACATGTTATTCAGCATTTAAAAGAAAAAGGGGTTCGTATCACTGAAACTCGGAAAGCCGTCATAACCTATATCATCGAAAGTGATGACCACCCTAGCGCTGAAATGATTTACCAAAATTTATTGCCTGATTATCCAAATATGAGTCTTGCAACGGTTTATAACAATCTCAAGCTTCTTCTGGAAGAGGGGTTTGTGACAGAGATTAAACGAACCAATGATAACACGACCTATTACGACTTTATGGGCCACGAACATTTAAATGTTATCTGCGAGGTCTGTGGTAAAATCACTGATTTTATGGATGTTGAAATCCCTAGCCTAAAAAAAGAAGCCCACAACCAAACAGGGTATAAAATTACCAAAGAGGTTTTATCCATCTACGGTATCTGCCCTGATTGTCAGAACTTAAAAACTTAG